A region from the Arthrobacter gengyunqii genome encodes:
- a CDS encoding nitrate reductase subunit alpha, translating to MAGSAPGIDGPATEAMLKLGRFFTRWDETDDGRAVFREGGRKGDSFYRNRWSHDKVVRSTHGVNCTGSCSWKVYVKDGIITWEAQETDYPTVGPDRPEYEPRGCPRGAAFSWYTYSPTRVRYPYIRGVLLEMYRAAKKDTGDPVLAWEQVVGDPEGRRTYQQARGKGGLVRSSWAEALEMTAAAHVATIKNYGPDRCTGFSPIPAMSMVSHAAGARFINLIGGVMNSFYDWYADLPVASPQVFGDQTDVPESGDWWDATYLMMWGSNIPVTRTPDAHWMVEGRYRGTKVVSVSPDYADNTKFADEWLPAQAGSDGALAMAMGHVILKENFVDRRVPFFEDYVRQFTDLPFLVSVDTRADGTVVPGKFLTAADLGGRESGAADAAFKTVLLDRDAGTPVVPNGSVGFRYNDGDAGKWNLDLQGVVPALSIADASSWQGETSRVDLPAFTDPSGVGSVMRRGVPVATVAGRTVTTVFDLMLAQYGVGRDGLPGEWAAGYDDAETPYTPAWQEEVTNVSPEAVIRTAREFSANAEKSKGRSMIILGAGICQWYHGDVTYRAILAMLMLTGCEGRNGGGWAHYVGQEKCRPITGWAAMASAGDWNRPPRFMIGTAFWYMHTDQFRSDGYSSDSMQSPLAQGHLRGMHTADVIAKSTRMGWMPFFPQFDAKNSLDVADEAAAGVARGEAANEASWVARRLKDGRLRFAVEDVDAPENWPRTLVLWRSNLLGSSAKGEEYFQKHLLGTLNNVMGKDHGESRPADVVWRDNAPEGKLDLLVSADFRMTSSTLLSDVVFPAATWYEKYDLSSTDMHPYVHAFTPAIAPPWEAKTDYDLFRLLAEEVSRQSVTHLGVRKDLVATALTHDTPGEIAQPGGHAPDWKGTDIPAIPGKNLPELKVVERDYTAIAQKFVAVGPLADKLGLVTKFVKYDVTRPVQELARMHGVYDRGAAAGRPAVDTDARMAEAILRLSGTTNGELAVQGFRTLEKRTGTPLADLAEGAEDKKITFRDTQDRPTPVITSPEWSGSETGGRRYAPFTINIERLKPFHTLTGRMHFFLDHDWMQDMGEALPIYRPPLDMHRLFGEPQLGTRGDLSVAVRYLTPHNKWSIHSEYQDNLLMLSLSRGGTAVWMSTQDAALIEVNDNDWVECISNNGVLVGRAIVSSRMPAGVIYVHHAQERIIDVPKSEATGRRGGIHNSVTRILVKPTHMIGGYAQLSWAFNYLGPTGNQRDIVSVVRKRSQKVAY from the coding sequence ATGGCTGGTTCCGCTCCGGGGATCGATGGCCCGGCAACAGAAGCAATGCTCAAGCTCGGCAGATTTTTCACCCGCTGGGATGAGACCGACGACGGCCGTGCCGTGTTCCGGGAGGGCGGGCGCAAGGGCGATTCGTTCTACCGGAACCGGTGGAGCCATGACAAGGTGGTGCGCTCCACCCACGGAGTGAACTGCACGGGATCCTGCTCCTGGAAGGTCTACGTCAAAGACGGGATCATCACCTGGGAGGCGCAGGAAACCGACTATCCCACGGTGGGACCGGACCGCCCCGAATATGAGCCTCGGGGCTGCCCGCGCGGTGCCGCATTCTCCTGGTACACCTATTCACCCACCCGCGTGCGCTATCCGTATATCCGCGGCGTGCTTCTGGAAATGTACCGGGCGGCGAAGAAGGACACAGGGGATCCGGTGCTGGCCTGGGAACAGGTGGTCGGTGATCCCGAAGGCCGCCGCACCTATCAGCAGGCCCGCGGCAAGGGGGGACTGGTCCGCTCCAGCTGGGCCGAGGCGCTGGAAATGACAGCCGCGGCGCACGTGGCCACGATCAAGAACTACGGTCCGGACCGCTGCACCGGCTTCTCTCCCATTCCGGCCATGTCCATGGTGTCCCACGCAGCCGGCGCGCGGTTCATCAACCTCATCGGCGGGGTGATGAACAGCTTCTACGACTGGTACGCGGACCTGCCGGTGGCCAGCCCGCAGGTTTTCGGGGACCAGACCGATGTGCCCGAGTCCGGGGACTGGTGGGATGCCACCTACCTGATGATGTGGGGCTCCAACATCCCGGTCACCCGCACCCCGGACGCCCACTGGATGGTGGAGGGGCGCTACCGCGGGACAAAGGTGGTTTCGGTCAGCCCCGACTACGCGGACAACACCAAGTTCGCGGACGAGTGGCTCCCTGCCCAGGCCGGATCAGACGGTGCGCTCGCCATGGCCATGGGCCACGTGATTCTCAAGGAGAACTTCGTGGACCGCAGGGTTCCGTTCTTCGAGGACTATGTCCGCCAGTTCACTGACCTCCCGTTCCTGGTCTCGGTGGACACCCGCGCCGACGGAACGGTGGTTCCGGGCAAGTTCCTCACCGCCGCGGACCTCGGCGGGCGTGAGTCCGGAGCCGCAGACGCCGCCTTCAAGACGGTGCTGCTGGACCGCGACGCCGGTACCCCCGTTGTGCCCAACGGTTCAGTGGGCTTCCGCTACAACGACGGCGACGCCGGGAAATGGAACCTGGACCTGCAAGGCGTGGTTCCGGCGCTGTCCATCGCTGATGCTTCCTCCTGGCAGGGGGAAACCAGCAGGGTGGACCTTCCGGCCTTCACCGATCCCAGCGGCGTGGGCTCCGTGATGCGCCGCGGCGTGCCGGTCGCGACGGTCGCCGGACGCACGGTGACTACGGTCTTTGACCTGATGCTCGCCCAATACGGGGTGGGCAGGGACGGACTGCCGGGGGAGTGGGCCGCCGGATATGACGACGCAGAAACCCCCTACACTCCTGCCTGGCAGGAGGAAGTCACCAATGTGTCCCCTGAAGCGGTTATCCGCACCGCCCGTGAGTTCTCGGCCAACGCTGAAAAGTCCAAGGGCCGGTCCATGATCATCCTCGGCGCCGGAATCTGCCAGTGGTACCACGGGGACGTTACCTACCGGGCAATCCTTGCGATGCTCATGCTCACCGGCTGCGAGGGCCGCAACGGCGGCGGCTGGGCTCACTATGTGGGCCAGGAAAAGTGCCGGCCGATCACCGGCTGGGCGGCAATGGCGTCGGCCGGAGACTGGAACCGGCCTCCCCGGTTCATGATCGGCACCGCCTTTTGGTACATGCACACCGACCAGTTCCGTTCCGACGGCTATTCCTCTGATTCCATGCAGTCGCCGCTGGCGCAGGGGCACCTGCGCGGGATGCACACCGCAGATGTGATCGCCAAGTCCACCCGCATGGGCTGGATGCCGTTCTTCCCGCAGTTTGACGCCAAGAATTCGCTGGATGTGGCCGACGAGGCAGCGGCCGGCGTGGCCCGCGGCGAGGCAGCCAATGAAGCGTCCTGGGTGGCCCGGCGGCTCAAGGACGGCCGGCTGCGGTTTGCCGTGGAGGACGTGGATGCGCCGGAGAACTGGCCTCGAACCCTGGTTCTGTGGCGTTCCAACCTGCTGGGTTCCTCAGCCAAGGGGGAGGAGTATTTCCAGAAGCATCTGCTGGGCACCCTGAACAACGTGATGGGGAAGGATCACGGCGAATCCCGGCCCGCCGACGTCGTCTGGCGGGACAACGCACCGGAGGGCAAGCTGGACCTGCTGGTGTCCGCTGATTTCCGGATGACCAGTTCCACCCTGCTCTCCGACGTCGTGTTCCCGGCCGCCACCTGGTACGAGAAATACGACCTCTCCTCCACGGACATGCATCCGTATGTGCATGCGTTCACGCCCGCCATCGCACCGCCGTGGGAAGCAAAGACGGACTACGATCTTTTCCGGCTGCTGGCCGAGGAAGTCTCCCGCCAGTCCGTGACCCATCTGGGCGTCCGGAAGGACCTGGTGGCTACGGCCCTGACGCATGACACCCCGGGCGAAATTGCCCAGCCCGGCGGCCACGCCCCGGACTGGAAGGGCACCGACATTCCGGCGATCCCGGGCAAGAACCTGCCCGAGCTTAAAGTGGTGGAGCGGGACTACACGGCCATTGCGCAGAAGTTCGTGGCTGTCGGGCCGCTGGCGGACAAGCTGGGCCTGGTCACCAAGTTCGTGAAGTATGACGTCACCAGGCCGGTGCAGGAGCTGGCCCGGATGCACGGGGTGTATGACCGGGGCGCTGCGGCGGGCCGCCCGGCCGTGGATACGGATGCGCGGATGGCCGAGGCCATCCTGCGGCTCTCCGGAACCACCAACGGGGAACTGGCGGTGCAGGGTTTCCGGACCTTGGAGAAGCGGACCGGCACCCCGCTGGCGGACCTGGCCGAGGGTGCGGAGGACAAGAAGATCACCTTCCGCGACACCCAGGACCGGCCCACGCCGGTGATCACGTCGCCGGAATGGTCGGGCTCGGAAACCGGCGGGCGGCGCTACGCACCGTTCACCATCAACATTGAGCGGCTCAAGCCCTTCCACACGCTGACCGGCCGGATGCACTTCTTCCTGGACCATGACTGGATGCAGGACATGGGGGAGGCCCTGCCGATCTACCGGCCGCCGCTGGACATGCATCGATTGTTCGGAGAACCGCAGCTGGGCACCCGAGGCGACCTGTCGGTGGCGGTGCGCTATCTGACGCCGCACAACAAATGGTCCATCCATTCCGAATACCAGGACAACCTGCTGATGCTCTCGCTCTCCCGCGGCGGAACTGCCGTATGGATGAGTACGCAGGACGCTGCACTGATTGAAGTTAATGACAATGACTGGGTGGAGTGCATCTCCAACAACGGGGTCCTGGTGGGACGGGCCATTGTGTCCAGCCGGATGCCGGCCGGAGTCATCTATGTCCATCACGCCCAGGAACGCATCATTGACGTGCCCAAGTCGGAGGCGACCGGCCGGCGCGGCGGGATCCACAACTCGGTGACCCGCATCCTGGTCAAGCCCACCCACATGATCGGCGGTTACGCGCAGCTGTCCTGGGCCTTCAACTACCTGGGTCCCACCGGCAACCAGCGTGACATTGTTTCCGTTGTCCGCAAGCGTTCCCAGAAAGTGGCGTACTGA
- a CDS encoding 1,4-dihydroxy-2-naphthoyl-CoA synthase, which yields MSTDLPEQVSDIFDPQQWRLVSGFEDLQDMTYHRQVERSADGGIVRDLPTVRIAFNRPEVRNAFRPGTVDELYRAMDHARMTPDVATVLLTGNGPSPKDGGHSFCSGGDQRIRGRDGYRYAEGETRETIDPARAGRLHILEVQRLMRTMPKVVIAVVNGWAAGGGHSLHVVSDLTIASRQHGKFKQTDATVGSFDAGYGSALLARQIGQKKAREIFFLAREYSAEDMVAMGAVNEAVDHENLEKVALDYAADIARQSPQAIRMLKFAFNLADDGLAGQQVFAGEATRLAYMTDEAVEGKEAFLEKRDPDWSSFPYYF from the coding sequence GTGAGCACAGATCTTCCTGAACAGGTGTCCGATATTTTCGACCCGCAGCAGTGGCGTCTTGTCTCCGGGTTCGAGGACCTGCAGGACATGACCTACCACCGCCAAGTGGAGCGCTCGGCCGACGGCGGGATCGTGCGTGACCTGCCCACCGTGCGCATCGCGTTCAACCGTCCGGAGGTCCGCAACGCGTTCCGCCCGGGCACGGTGGATGAGCTGTACCGGGCCATGGACCATGCCCGGATGACCCCCGACGTTGCCACGGTTCTGCTCACCGGCAACGGCCCCTCCCCCAAGGACGGCGGGCATTCCTTCTGCTCCGGCGGAGACCAGCGGATCCGCGGCCGCGACGGCTACCGGTACGCCGAGGGCGAGACCCGGGAAACCATCGATCCGGCCCGCGCCGGCCGGCTGCACATCTTGGAAGTCCAGCGCCTGATGCGCACCATGCCCAAGGTGGTCATCGCCGTCGTCAACGGCTGGGCCGCCGGCGGCGGGCACAGCCTGCACGTGGTCTCGGACCTGACCATCGCCTCCCGCCAGCACGGGAAGTTCAAGCAGACCGACGCCACGGTGGGCAGTTTCGACGCCGGCTACGGTTCGGCGCTGCTGGCCCGGCAGATCGGCCAGAAGAAGGCCCGTGAGATCTTCTTCCTCGCCCGGGAGTATTCCGCCGAGGACATGGTGGCCATGGGCGCGGTCAACGAAGCCGTGGACCACGAGAACCTGGAAAAGGTCGCCCTGGACTACGCCGCGGACATTGCCCGGCAGTCCCCGCAGGCCATCCGCATGCTGAAGTTCGCGTTCAACCTGGCCGATGACGGCCTGGCCGGACAGCAGGTCTTCGCCGGGGAAGCCACCCGGCTGGCCTACATGACCGATGAGGCAGTGGAAGGCAAAGAAGCCTTCCTTGAGAAACGGGACCCCGACTGGTCCTCCTTCCCCTACTACTTCTAA
- a CDS encoding AMP-binding protein — MELLTVHTPAGFNAEALLAPLADALAGEGPAVAPHADPNQTFSGELPNDDIALVISTSGSTGTPKQTMLSTDALAASSMATAMALHADGQWLMALPAHYIAGVQVLIRSLYAGTQPVFMDTSGSFSAARFTQAAEQMTDRNRFTSLVPTQLHRLLTNVEPETLRVLRRFNAILLGGAPAGAGLLADAAALGLNVVTTYGMSETCGGCVYDGVPLPGVDVQMESGALWIAGDILADGYMGQPELTAERFRFNSGKRWYRTDDTGDVRNGRVTVSGRLDDVIVSGGIKISAASVSAAIEQLPEVSEAVVLGLDSPEWGSLVGAAVVGSVDPEKVRDAVRSALGKPAVPKVVLLLEALPLLANGKTDRVGLRRLLAAAGHTHP; from the coding sequence ATGGAACTGCTGACCGTCCACACTCCCGCCGGGTTCAATGCCGAGGCGCTGCTGGCTCCGCTGGCAGACGCCCTCGCCGGTGAAGGTCCGGCGGTCGCTCCGCATGCGGACCCGAACCAGACCTTCTCCGGGGAACTGCCCAACGATGACATCGCGCTGGTGATCAGCACCTCCGGGTCCACCGGAACCCCCAAGCAGACGATGCTCAGCACCGATGCCCTTGCGGCGTCCTCCATGGCCACGGCCATGGCGCTGCACGCTGACGGGCAGTGGCTGATGGCGCTGCCGGCACACTACATTGCCGGCGTCCAGGTCCTGATCCGGTCGCTGTACGCAGGGACCCAGCCGGTTTTCATGGACACCTCCGGTTCTTTCAGCGCTGCGCGCTTCACACAGGCTGCGGAACAAATGACGGACCGCAACCGGTTCACCTCCCTGGTGCCCACGCAGCTGCACCGGCTGCTGACCAACGTGGAGCCGGAGACCCTGCGCGTGCTCCGCCGTTTCAACGCCATCCTGCTCGGCGGTGCACCCGCCGGCGCCGGTCTGCTCGCCGACGCCGCCGCCCTGGGCCTGAACGTGGTGACCACGTACGGCATGAGTGAAACCTGCGGCGGCTGCGTGTACGACGGCGTGCCGCTTCCCGGTGTCGATGTCCAGATGGAATCCGGTGCTCTCTGGATTGCCGGTGACATCCTGGCCGACGGTTACATGGGACAGCCGGAGCTGACCGCTGAACGTTTCCGCTTTAATTCCGGCAAACGCTGGTACCGGACCGATGACACGGGCGACGTGCGGAACGGGCGGGTGACGGTCTCGGGAAGGCTGGATGACGTCATCGTCAGTGGCGGCATCAAGATTTCCGCCGCCTCCGTGAGCGCCGCCATCGAACAGCTGCCTGAAGTGTCCGAGGCCGTGGTGCTGGGACTGGACAGCCCGGAGTGGGGCAGCCTGGTGGGTGCCGCCGTCGTCGGCTCCGTAGATCCTGAAAAGGTGCGGGACGCCGTCCGCTCGGCGCTGGGAAAGCCTGCCGTGCCCAAGGTGGTGCTGTTGCTTGAGGCCCTGCCCCTGCTGGCCAACGGCAAAACCGACCGGGTGGGGCTCCGGCGCCTCCTGGCGGCCGCCGGGCACACCCACCCCTGA
- a CDS encoding 1,4-dihydroxy-2-naphthoate polyprenyltransferase, with product MATAAQWLEGARPRTLPMAVAPVIIGTAAAYDLGSFKPLNAVLAALVAILLQVGVNYANDYSDGIRGTDDNRVGPLRLTGSGAARANQVKYAAFACFGAAMVAGLALVVLSSAWFLILVGVGCVAAAWGYTGGRNPYGYLGLGDVFVFVFFGLVATLGTTYTQAGQVSLPALIGAVGTGLIAMALLMANNVRDIPTDREAGKRTLAVRLGDEAARISYVMMLAVAILLPLFLAADYPWVLLVLLLIPACLMPSWLMLKGKKRRSLIPVLQQTGLINLGFALLYSLGLVLTRLLA from the coding sequence GTGGCTACAGCCGCGCAGTGGTTAGAAGGAGCCCGCCCCCGCACCCTGCCGATGGCAGTGGCGCCGGTCATTATCGGCACGGCCGCGGCGTATGACCTGGGGTCGTTCAAACCCCTGAATGCCGTGCTCGCCGCACTGGTGGCCATCCTGCTGCAGGTGGGCGTGAATTACGCCAACGACTACTCGGACGGCATCCGCGGAACTGATGACAACCGGGTGGGCCCGCTGCGGCTGACCGGATCCGGCGCGGCACGTGCCAATCAGGTCAAGTACGCGGCCTTCGCCTGCTTTGGTGCTGCCATGGTTGCCGGTCTGGCCCTGGTCGTCCTGTCCTCGGCCTGGTTCCTGATTCTGGTGGGAGTGGGCTGCGTCGCGGCGGCCTGGGGTTACACGGGCGGCCGCAACCCCTACGGCTACCTGGGTCTGGGCGACGTCTTCGTGTTTGTGTTCTTTGGTCTGGTGGCAACCCTGGGCACCACGTACACGCAGGCCGGACAGGTCAGCCTGCCTGCGCTGATTGGTGCCGTGGGTACCGGACTGATCGCGATGGCGCTGCTGATGGCCAACAACGTTCGGGACATCCCGACTGACCGCGAGGCTGGTAAACGGACCCTGGCCGTGCGGCTGGGCGACGAGGCTGCCCGCATCAGCTACGTAATGATGCTGGCGGTGGCCATCCTGCTGCCGCTGTTCCTCGCGGCCGACTACCCCTGGGTGCTGCTGGTGCTGCTGCTGATTCCGGCCTGCCTGATGCCCAGCTGGCTCATGCTCAAGGGCAAGAAGCGCCGGAGCCTGATCCCGGTCCTGCAGCAGACCGGGCTGATCAATCTGGGCTTCGCACTGCTGTACAGCCTCGGACTCGTCCTTACCCGGCTGCTGGCCTAG
- a CDS encoding DUF4229 domain-containing protein, whose amino-acid sequence MAFWKFTALRLGLVAVFFAACVWLGLGLVLSAIVGAVLAWCVTYLFFREMRDEAARTVQQRFHGNNPRTTNRVERDDAGAEDSLLDAHPDVQINSDRRPRDEK is encoded by the coding sequence GTGGCTTTCTGGAAATTTACCGCTCTCCGCCTTGGTTTGGTGGCCGTCTTCTTTGCAGCATGCGTGTGGCTTGGGCTGGGCCTTGTGCTCTCCGCCATTGTCGGTGCCGTCCTGGCGTGGTGCGTGACGTACCTGTTCTTCCGCGAGATGCGCGACGAAGCGGCGCGCACTGTTCAGCAGCGCTTCCACGGCAACAACCCGCGGACCACAAACCGCGTTGAACGCGACGACGCCGGTGCTGAAGACAGCCTGCTGGACGCGCACCCGGATGTGCAGATCAACTCAGACCGCCGTCCCCGCGACGAGAAGTAA
- a CDS encoding PLD nuclease N-terminal domain-containing protein — protein MPRLVLFGVIIVAAVIIYAIIDCVMSRAQEVRSISKTAWIFTIVLLPVIGALLWFLFGRPKSGPEPKNRKVRHPTAPDDDPEFLRNLAIRRRQQEKEAELKRREAELREREKQSGTKKNDDEKPTT, from the coding sequence ATGCCTCGCCTCGTGCTTTTCGGTGTCATCATTGTCGCCGCCGTCATTATTTACGCCATCATCGACTGCGTCATGTCGCGGGCGCAGGAGGTGCGCAGCATCTCAAAGACTGCATGGATCTTCACGATCGTGCTGTTGCCGGTGATCGGCGCGCTCCTGTGGTTCCTGTTTGGACGGCCCAAGAGCGGCCCGGAGCCGAAGAACCGCAAGGTCCGGCATCCCACCGCACCCGATGACGACCCGGAGTTCCTGCGCAACCTGGCGATCCGCCGTCGGCAGCAGGAGAAGGAAGCCGAGCTCAAGCGGCGCGAAGCCGAACTGCGTGAGCGTGAAAAGCAGTCCGGGACCAAGAAGAACGACGACGAAAAGCCCACCACGTAG
- the ccsB gene encoding c-type cytochrome biogenesis protein CcsB — MPSIDYTLAEYSELFMLLAAFAYTVAFLAFTWDLAKSSKTIHAVESKLTEQQAGASVPARAGAVSGPSARSGRAGSDTYLADGNVRGWDADGTTADGGAVAQTADASMGYVGARRNAARVGVALTILGALIHTAAVVARGLAAHRVPWGNMYEFCTTGALVVAVVFLLVLLKRDLRFLGTFVLALVLIMMMVATIGFPTPVAHLIPALQSYWLIIHVSVAVIASALFTLTFAMSVLQLLQADRESKIRAGGTSKLAFLRIVPSAQALENFAYRINAVAFVLWTFTLMAGSVWAEQAWGRYWGWDTKEVWTFVIWVVYAGYLHARATRGWTGTRAAWLSIVGFLCVVFNFTIVNVFFAGLHSYSGV; from the coding sequence ATGCCCTCCATCGATTACACCCTCGCTGAGTACAGCGAGCTGTTCATGCTGTTGGCGGCGTTCGCCTATACGGTGGCGTTCCTTGCCTTCACCTGGGACCTCGCCAAGAGCAGCAAAACCATCCATGCCGTGGAATCCAAGCTCACCGAGCAGCAGGCCGGGGCTTCGGTGCCCGCCCGCGCCGGCGCTGTCTCCGGCCCGTCCGCCCGCTCGGGCCGCGCCGGCTCCGACACGTATCTGGCGGACGGCAACGTGCGCGGCTGGGACGCCGACGGCACGACTGCCGACGGCGGTGCCGTGGCACAGACTGCTGATGCCTCCATGGGGTACGTTGGAGCGCGCCGCAACGCCGCGCGCGTCGGCGTTGCGCTGACCATCCTGGGTGCGTTGATCCACACCGCAGCCGTGGTCGCCCGCGGGCTCGCCGCCCACCGGGTGCCCTGGGGCAACATGTACGAGTTCTGCACCACCGGCGCCCTCGTGGTTGCCGTCGTCTTCCTGCTGGTCCTGCTCAAGCGTGACCTGCGCTTCCTGGGCACGTTCGTGCTGGCATTGGTCCTGATCATGATGATGGTGGCGACCATTGGCTTCCCGACGCCGGTGGCCCACCTGATCCCGGCACTGCAGAGCTACTGGCTCATCATTCACGTGTCGGTGGCGGTTATTGCTTCCGCGCTGTTCACGCTCACGTTCGCCATGTCCGTCCTGCAGCTGCTGCAGGCGGACCGCGAGTCCAAGATCCGCGCCGGCGGCACCTCCAAACTCGCATTCCTGCGCATTGTTCCGTCCGCCCAGGCGCTGGAAAACTTCGCCTACCGCATCAATGCCGTGGCCTTCGTGCTGTGGACGTTCACCCTCATGGCCGGGTCCGTATGGGCTGAGCAGGCCTGGGGCCGGTACTGGGGCTGGGATACCAAGGAAGTCTGGACCTTCGTGATCTGGGTCGTGTACGCCGGCTACCTGCACGCCCGCGCCACCCGCGGCTGGACCGGTACCCGTGCCGCCTGGCTCTCGATCGTCGGCTTCCTCTGCGTGGTCTTCAACTTCACGATCGTGAACGTCTTCTTCGCCGGCCTGCACAGCTACTCCGGCGTCTAA
- the resB gene encoding cytochrome c biogenesis protein ResB, producing MLRWAWTQLTSMRTALFLLLLLAVAAVPGSLFPQRPANPAVVTQYLKDNPDTGPWLDRLQLFDVYSSVWFSAIYLLLFISLIGCVIPRAKAHYRAMRSKPPRTPKRLSRLPEYGTLAVPASSGLTAAAAVKEAAQMLRKRGYRVDVRDLDTDRPSVGAERGFAKEIGNLVFHTALIGVLICIAVGGLFGYSGQKVVVEGESFVNTLVGYDSFTPGTSFTEQQLAPYSLTLDKFSVRFDRESPTHYGQPLDFTADMTVKESPDAAEHTETLKVNAPLTIGGSRVYLVGNGYAPVVTVRDGEGNIALQGPVVSVPSDGMYTSLMVIKAPDAKPDQLGFVGFFLPTAMLDEQGVSYSGDPDPINPQLNLNAYYGDLGLDDGVPSNVYVLDTEDLTEINSRNLDAGGIVLGVNETYELPDGKGSISFDGIKRYAALDIHYDPAKIWVLTFATLSLAGLAASLFLARRRVWVRTGTHADGRIMVEYGLLARGEDQRLATEAAAVRDLLQKQWLAGAGPVEDNGAGGTSAPGAGQHMTDRDEEPGASADSNAAQEKETGKDS from the coding sequence ATGCTGCGCTGGGCCTGGACCCAGCTCACCAGCATGCGCACGGCGCTGTTCCTGCTCCTGCTGCTGGCTGTGGCCGCTGTGCCGGGATCGCTGTTTCCGCAGCGGCCGGCCAACCCTGCCGTCGTCACGCAGTACCTGAAGGACAATCCGGACACCGGTCCCTGGCTGGACCGGCTGCAGCTCTTCGACGTGTATTCCTCGGTCTGGTTCTCGGCGATTTACCTGCTGCTGTTCATTTCCTTGATCGGGTGTGTCATTCCCCGGGCCAAGGCACACTACCGGGCCATGCGCTCCAAGCCGCCGCGCACACCCAAGAGGCTGTCCCGGCTGCCGGAGTACGGAACCCTGGCCGTGCCGGCGTCGTCGGGCCTCACTGCTGCCGCCGCTGTCAAGGAAGCCGCACAGATGCTGCGCAAGCGCGGCTACCGGGTGGATGTCCGGGACCTGGACACCGACCGCCCCTCCGTGGGGGCTGAACGCGGCTTCGCGAAGGAAATCGGAAACCTCGTGTTCCACACCGCCCTGATCGGGGTGCTGATCTGCATCGCCGTCGGCGGACTCTTTGGCTACAGCGGACAGAAGGTGGTGGTGGAGGGTGAATCCTTCGTCAACACCCTGGTGGGTTACGACTCGTTCACCCCGGGCACCAGTTTCACCGAGCAGCAGTTGGCGCCCTACTCGCTGACGCTGGACAAGTTCAGCGTCCGGTTCGACCGCGAGTCGCCCACCCACTACGGCCAGCCGCTGGACTTCACCGCCGACATGACGGTCAAGGAAAGCCCGGATGCCGCCGAGCACACCGAAACGCTCAAGGTCAACGCCCCGCTCACCATCGGCGGCAGCCGCGTCTACCTGGTCGGCAACGGTTATGCGCCCGTCGTCACCGTGCGCGACGGCGAGGGCAACATTGCACTGCAGGGTCCGGTTGTGTCCGTTCCCAGCGACGGCATGTACACGTCACTGATGGTGATCAAGGCGCCGGATGCCAAGCCGGACCAGCTCGGCTTCGTGGGCTTCTTCCTCCCCACGGCCATGCTCGACGAGCAGGGCGTGTCCTATTCAGGCGACCCGGATCCGATCAATCCGCAGCTGAACCTCAACGCCTACTACGGCGACCTGGGCCTGGACGACGGCGTGCCGAGCAACGTGTACGTCCTGGACACCGAGGATCTCACCGAGATCAACAGCCGCAACCTGGATGCCGGCGGCATTGTCCTGGGCGTCAACGAGACCTACGAGCTTCCCGACGGCAAGGGCTCCATCAGCTTTGACGGCATCAAGCGCTACGCCGCCCTGGACATCCACTACGATCCGGCGAAGATCTGGGTTCTGACCTTCGCCACCCTCTCCCTCGCCGGCCTGGCAGCGTCACTGTTCCTGGCCCGGCGCCGCGTTTGGGTCCGCACCGGAACCCATGCCGACGGCCGAATCATGGTCGAATACGGGCTCCTGGCCCGCGGTGAAGACCAGCGCCTGGCCACCGAGGCCGCAGCCGTCCGCGATCTGCTCCAAAAGCAGTGGTTGGCGGGTGCCGGCCCAGTGGAGGACAATGGCGCGGGGGGAACATCTGCCCCGGGCGCCGGACAGCACATGACAGACCGGGACGAAGAACCCGGAGCATCAGCGGACAGCAATGCCGCGCAGGAGAAGGAAACAGGTAAGGACTCGTAA